The following are from one region of the Chloroflexota bacterium genome:
- a CDS encoding dCMP deaminase, whose product MFRPSWDEYFMGIAFQVAKRSTCDRAHVGAIIVKDRRILTTGYNGAPAGLPHCDDVGHLMVDGHCVRTLHAEQNAIIQAALHGVSVKGGTIYVTHQPCLTCAKMIINAGIVRVVYAGNYPDEYSRVFLAEAGVGLQHFPWPPPKRPEIEDAGVEGSADPPASE is encoded by the coding sequence ATGTTCCGTCCTTCCTGGGATGAGTATTTCATGGGGATCGCTTTTCAGGTGGCAAAGCGGAGCACGTGCGATCGAGCGCACGTGGGCGCGATCATCGTCAAGGATCGGCGGATCCTGACGACGGGGTACAACGGTGCCCCGGCAGGGCTGCCTCATTGCGACGACGTGGGGCATCTGATGGTCGATGGGCATTGCGTGCGCACCCTCCACGCGGAGCAGAACGCCATCATCCAGGCGGCGCTCCATGGCGTCAGCGTCAAGGGGGGCACCATATACGTCACCCATCAGCCCTGCCTGACCTGCGCCAAGATGATCATCAACGCGGGGATCGTGCGCGTCGTCTACGCAGGGAACTATCCCGATGAGTACTCGCGGGTATTTCTGGCGGAGGCGGGCGTGGGATTGCAGCACTTCCCGTGGCCGCCGCCGAAGAGGCCGGAGATCGAGGACGCGGGCGTCGAGGGATCGGCAGATCCTCCGGCGTCCGAGTGA
- a CDS encoding conjugal transfer protein TraR, with product MPSREEVTQRERERLEAERDQVLADIEMLQESLKGEVDIDAEEGDPDLIEREKSAALLAALEAKLKSIEAALRAIEKGQYGICERCGQPIPPERLEVKPDATLCVQCQVEVEKLIKRGLYRPPGAV from the coding sequence ATGCCGAGCAGAGAGGAAGTGACACAACGAGAGAGAGAACGGCTGGAGGCGGAACGCGATCAGGTGCTGGCAGATATCGAGATGCTGCAGGAGTCGCTCAAGGGCGAGGTGGATATCGACGCCGAAGAGGGCGACCCCGACCTGATCGAACGGGAGAAGAGTGCGGCGCTGTTGGCCGCGTTGGAGGCCAAGCTGAAGTCGATCGAGGCCGCGTTGCGGGCGATCGAGAAAGGACAGTATGGCATCTGTGAGCGATGTGGTCAGCCTATCCCCCCTGAACGCCTGGAGGTGAAGCCCGACGCCACCCTCTGCGTCCAGTGCCAGGTCGAGGTGGAGAAGTTGATCAAGCGGGGGCTCTATCGACCGCCTGGCGCGGTGTAA
- the ruvB gene encoding Holliday junction branch migration DNA helicase RuvB produces the protein MSERMISPDAKSEERALDAALRPKRLDDLEGQDRLRDNLRILIEAARARGEVLDHILLYGPPGLGKTTLAHIIANEMGTNIKVTAGPAIERAGDLAAILTNLRQGDILFIDEVHRLGRAVEEVLYPAMEDFALDIVIGKGPSARSIRLKLPRFTVIGATTRLALLTAPLRARFGAVYRFDFYDQAALESIVRRAARLLGVPITDDGAAEIARRARGTPRVALRLFRRVRDYAEVRADGEVTAEVADQALRLLEVDELGLDFLDHKVLEALIHKFGGGPVGLETIAAAISEEPDTIMDVVEPYLLQLGFLDRTPRGRVATRRAYEHLGVPFPERPEQPSLFNEGDTPP, from the coding sequence ATGAGCGAACGCATGATCTCACCGGATGCAAAGTCGGAGGAGCGGGCCCTGGACGCCGCGCTCCGCCCCAAACGGCTGGACGATCTGGAGGGCCAGGATCGCCTGCGGGATAACCTGCGCATCCTGATCGAGGCGGCGCGGGCCCGCGGCGAGGTCCTGGACCATATCCTGCTGTACGGGCCGCCGGGCCTGGGCAAGACGACGCTGGCGCACATCATCGCCAACGAGATGGGCACCAACATCAAGGTCACGGCCGGCCCCGCCATCGAGCGCGCCGGCGATCTGGCCGCCATCCTGACGAACCTGCGCCAGGGCGACATCCTCTTCATCGACGAGGTGCACCGGCTGGGCCGGGCGGTGGAGGAAGTCCTCTATCCCGCCATGGAGGACTTCGCCCTCGACATCGTGATCGGCAAGGGGCCCTCCGCCCGCTCCATCCGGCTGAAGCTGCCGCGCTTCACGGTCATCGGGGCGACGACGCGCCTGGCGCTGCTCACCGCCCCGCTGCGGGCGCGATTCGGCGCCGTGTATCGCTTCGACTTCTACGATCAGGCCGCGCTGGAGTCCATCGTGCGGCGGGCCGCCCGGCTGCTGGGCGTCCCCATCACCGACGACGGGGCGGCCGAGATCGCGCGACGCGCCCGGGGGACGCCGCGCGTGGCGCTGCGGCTGTTCCGCCGCGTGCGTGACTACGCGGAGGTACGGGCCGACGGAGAGGTCACCGCCGAGGTGGCCGATCAGGCGCTGCGCCTTCTGGAGGTGGATGAGCTGGGGCTGGACTTCCTGGACCACAAGGTGCTGGAGGCGCTGATCCACAAGTTCGGCGGGGGCCCGGTGGGGCTGGAGACGATCGCGGCCGCCATCAGCGAGGAGCCGGATACCATCATGGACGTGGTGGAGCCGTACCTGCTGCAACTGGGCTTCCTGGATCGAACCCCGCGCGGTCGCGTGGCAACTCGCCGGGCCTACGAGCATCTGGGTGTGCCGTTCCCGGAACGACCCGAACAGCCCAGCCTGTTCAACGAGGGGGACACACCGCCATGA
- a CDS encoding gamma-glutamyl-gamma-aminobutyrate hydrolase family protein: MRPKIGVTARSLEPASLERLRWYMESVRLAGGDPVVLAPDGPHPHQEAIDGLLLSGGGDVHPRYYGQPMAGAEADGVDEARDEMEIELTRAALRDDRPILAICRGIQLLNVAMGGALIQDLGEGHRTPKGAYKHHLIWVEPGTLMAATLGASGQVAVNTYHHQGIRADMLAPGLIASARALPEEWLIEGVESPDHRFVLGVQWHPERHREVPHLHRRLFQALVRAAADRASRS; this comes from the coding sequence ATGAGACCCAAGATCGGCGTCACCGCACGTTCCCTGGAGCCCGCCTCGCTGGAGCGGCTGCGCTGGTACATGGAGAGCGTCCGCCTGGCGGGCGGCGATCCGGTGGTGCTGGCCCCCGACGGCCCACACCCCCATCAGGAGGCGATCGACGGGCTGCTGCTGTCCGGCGGAGGCGACGTCCACCCACGATACTACGGCCAGCCCATGGCGGGCGCGGAGGCCGATGGCGTCGACGAGGCTCGGGACGAGATGGAGATCGAGCTCACCCGGGCGGCGCTGCGAGACGACCGGCCCATCCTCGCCATCTGCCGGGGGATCCAGCTCCTGAACGTCGCCATGGGCGGCGCGCTGATCCAGGACCTGGGCGAGGGGCACCGCACCCCCAAGGGCGCCTACAAACATCACCTGATCTGGGTAGAGCCGGGGACGCTCATGGCGGCGACGTTGGGGGCCTCCGGCCAGGTGGCCGTGAACACCTACCATCATCAGGGCATCCGGGCCGACATGCTGGCGCCGGGGCTGATCGCATCGGCCCGAGCCCTGCCCGAGGAATGGCTGATCGAGGGGGTGGAGAGCCCCGACCACCGTTTCGTCCTGGGCGTGCAATGGCACCCCGAGCGGCACCGGGAGGTGCCCCACCTCCATCGGCGCCTGTTTCAGGCGCTGGTACGAGCGGCAGCCGATCGGGCATCGAGATCCTGA
- the queA gene encoding tRNA preQ1(34) S-adenosylmethionine ribosyltransferase-isomerase QueA produces MRTADFDYELPPELIAQTPVEPRDSSRLLVVHRETGDLEHRIFRDLVEYLRPGDLLVCNESRVIPARLHGRKPTGGRVEVFLLTRRDDRTWETLVRGKGLRPGTRIHIEDAAGREAAVAHILAETEDGGRVVEFDRPVDALLPQVGEIPLPPYIHEPLQDPERYQTVYARIAGSVAAPTAGLHFTPELIDRLQAKGVRFAFVTLHVGLGTFRPVKTEHVEEHKMHAEWGQITAEVVEQVRETRAAGGRCVAVGTTSVRILETAAREGELAPFSGWTDLFIKPGFPFRVVDALITNFHLPRSTLLMLVSAFAGRELILRAYREAIRLRYRFYSFGDAMLIL; encoded by the coding sequence GTGAGAACCGCGGATTTCGATTACGAGCTACCGCCTGAGCTGATCGCACAGACGCCGGTAGAGCCCCGAGATAGCTCCCGCCTGCTGGTCGTGCACCGGGAGACGGGCGATCTCGAACACCGCATCTTCCGGGATCTGGTGGAGTACCTGCGGCCCGGCGATCTGCTGGTGTGCAACGAGAGCCGGGTGATCCCGGCCCGATTGCACGGACGCAAGCCCACCGGCGGCCGCGTCGAGGTCTTCCTGCTCACCCGCCGGGACGACCGCACATGGGAGACGCTGGTGCGCGGCAAGGGGCTGCGCCCGGGCACGCGCATTCACATCGAGGACGCGGCCGGGCGGGAGGCGGCCGTGGCGCATATCCTCGCCGAGACGGAGGACGGGGGGCGCGTCGTCGAGTTCGACCGCCCTGTCGACGCGCTGCTGCCGCAGGTCGGGGAGATCCCCCTGCCGCCCTACATCCACGAGCCGCTACAGGACCCCGAACGCTACCAGACGGTGTACGCCCGCATCGCCGGCTCCGTGGCCGCCCCCACGGCCGGGCTCCACTTCACGCCGGAGCTGATCGATCGCCTGCAGGCGAAAGGGGTCCGCTTCGCCTTCGTGACGTTGCACGTAGGACTGGGGACCTTCCGGCCGGTGAAGACGGAACACGTCGAGGAACACAAGATGCACGCCGAGTGGGGGCAGATCACAGCCGAAGTGGTGGAACAGGTGCGGGAGACGCGAGCGGCGGGCGGGCGATGCGTGGCCGTGGGGACGACGTCGGTGCGGATATTGGAGACGGCTGCTCGCGAGGGCGAGCTGGCCCCCTTCTCCGGATGGACCGACCTCTTCATCAAGCCGGGGTTCCCCTTTCGGGTCGTGGACGCCCTGATCACCAACTTCCACCTCCCCCGCTCCACGCTGCTCATGCTGGTGAGCGCCTTCGCCGGCCGGGAGCTCATCCTGCGGGCCTATCGGGAAGCCATCCGTCTGCGCTACCGCTTCTACTCGTTCGGCGACGCGATGTTGATCCTATGA
- a CDS encoding tRNA-guanine transglycosylase: MRAFSVTRTRSNLQLPHGLLQLPAFLPDATQGVVRSVDSTDLERCQVQAVVMNIFHLMQRPGTSTIRALGGLHAMSGWRRPIVTDSGGFQAYSMIRQNPNYGRLTDQGIVFRPEGASRRFHLTPEKSIQLQLRYGADVVICLDDCTHVDDPPEAQRESVRRTIDWARRCKAEFQHLIEQKGLSEDQRPLIFAVIQGGGSRELRKRCAEALLEIGFDGFGYGGWPLDAEGNLLVDLIGYTRELIPSDFPMHALGVGHPPSVVTCVRLGYDLFDSAMPTRDARHGRLYTFATDPAAGLTGPWFAYLYIGDNKHIKSADPISPFCDCLCCTRYSRGYLHHLFKINDSSFLRLATIHNLRFMTQLMERLRVEQDDHES; encoded by the coding sequence ATGAGAGCTTTTAGCGTGACCCGTACCCGATCCAATCTCCAACTCCCGCACGGTCTCCTGCAACTCCCCGCCTTCCTGCCCGACGCCACCCAGGGCGTCGTCCGATCGGTGGACAGCACGGATCTGGAGCGATGCCAGGTCCAGGCCGTGGTGATGAACATCTTCCACCTGATGCAGCGCCCCGGCACCTCCACTATCCGGGCGTTGGGCGGGCTCCACGCCATGTCCGGATGGCGGCGCCCCATCGTGACCGACTCAGGCGGGTTCCAGGCGTACTCCATGATCCGACAGAACCCGAACTACGGCCGCCTGACGGACCAGGGGATCGTCTTCCGGCCCGAAGGCGCCTCCCGCCGGTTCCATCTCACGCCCGAGAAGAGCATCCAGCTGCAGCTCCGCTACGGCGCCGATGTGGTCATCTGCCTCGACGATTGCACCCATGTGGATGATCCGCCGGAGGCACAGCGGGAGTCGGTCCGGCGCACCATCGACTGGGCCCGGCGGTGCAAGGCCGAGTTCCAGCACCTGATCGAGCAGAAGGGGCTGAGCGAGGATCAGCGCCCCCTGATCTTCGCGGTGATCCAGGGGGGCGGCTCCCGGGAGCTGCGCAAGCGATGCGCCGAGGCGCTGTTGGAGATCGGCTTCGACGGGTTCGGCTACGGCGGCTGGCCCCTGGATGCGGAGGGAAACCTGTTGGTCGACCTGATCGGGTACACCCGGGAGCTGATCCCCTCCGACTTTCCCATGCACGCGCTGGGCGTGGGGCATCCCCCCAGCGTGGTGACGTGCGTCCGGCTGGGATACGACCTGTTCGACAGCGCCATGCCCACCCGGGACGCGCGCCACGGCCGGCTATACACCTTCGCGACCGACCCGGCCGCCGGGCTGACGGGCCCATGGTTCGCCTATCTCTACATCGGCGACAACAAGCACATCAAGAGCGCCGATCCCATCTCCCCATTCTGTGACTGCTTGTGTTGCACCCGATACTCCCGGGGATACCTGCATCACCTGTTCAAGATCAACGACAGCTCGTTCCTGCGGCTGGCGACGATCCACAACCTTCGCTTCATGACCCAGCTCATGGAACGCCTGCGCGTGGAGCAAGATGACCACGAATCCTGA
- a CDS encoding 16S rRNA methyltransferase, which yields MTTNPEETLDRLVERVLASARYRQIAPDFVRHVGARELARRRNLKEAVKATKSKLHQVAGAYLAGTPHYDEWLRTLRTAAEAGEAALRRACVEIMRHHASTRERLPILDEFYATTLAEIAPVRSVLDVACGLNPLAIPWMPLVEGATYIAYDIYRDMADFLNEFLTMMPVKGRAHAGDVLQVPLDRHVDVALVLKTIPCLEQVDRESGARLLEALAADHILVSFPVRSLGGRDKGMLDHYEVAFRALTAGRPWTIRRFEFATELAFLISRR from the coding sequence ATGACCACGAATCCTGAGGAGACGCTGGATCGGCTGGTCGAGCGGGTGCTGGCCAGCGCCAGGTACAGGCAGATCGCGCCGGACTTCGTTCGCCACGTGGGCGCTCGTGAGCTGGCCCGGCGGCGCAATCTGAAGGAAGCGGTCAAGGCGACCAAGAGCAAGCTGCATCAGGTGGCCGGGGCCTATCTGGCGGGAACGCCTCACTACGACGAATGGCTGCGCACCTTGCGGACGGCCGCCGAAGCCGGGGAGGCGGCCCTGCGACGGGCCTGCGTGGAGATCATGCGACACCACGCGTCTACACGGGAGCGGCTGCCCATCCTGGACGAATTCTACGCGACCACGCTGGCCGAGATCGCCCCCGTCCGTTCCGTGCTGGATGTGGCCTGCGGGCTGAACCCTCTGGCGATCCCGTGGATGCCACTGGTCGAGGGCGCCACGTACATCGCCTACGACATCTACCGGGATATGGCCGACTTCCTGAACGAGTTCCTGACGATGATGCCTGTGAAGGGCCGAGCACACGCGGGCGACGTCCTGCAGGTCCCCCTCGATCGGCATGTGGACGTGGCCCTCGTGCTGAAGACCATCCCCTGCCTGGAGCAGGTGGATCGAGAGTCCGGGGCCAGGCTCCTGGAGGCGCTGGCCGCGGACCACATCCTGGTCTCGTTTCCGGTCCGCAGCCTGGGAGGGCGGGACAAGGGGATGCTCGATCACTATGAGGTCGCCTTCCGGGCGCTCACGGCCGGGAGGCCGTGGACTATCCGCCGGTTCGAGTTCGCCACCGAGCTGGCCTTCCTGATCTCTCGACGATGA